Below is a window of Streptomyces sp. NBC_01429 DNA.
AGGATCGACACCTGCATGTGCGGCGGCTCCGCGAACCAGCGCTGCTTGCCGTCCCACACGAACGGCGAGAGATTCCGGTTGACCGTCGCCAGACCCGCCCGGGCGACGCCCTTCGCACGAGGCATCACACCGTGCAGCGCCTTCGGGGCCTCCAGCCCGACCCCGTGCGACGTACCGCCGGCCACGACCACCAGCCAGCCGTCCGAAGCGGCCTTCTGCTGCCGGTAGCCGAACCTGTCGCCCTTGGCGACCCTCGTGACATCCAGCACCGAACCCCGGTACTCGGTCGCGTCATGGTCACCGAGCCACAGCCGCGTACCGATACGGGCGCGGAAACGCGTCTGCGGGAACTGCTGCTGCAACCGCGCCAGCTCCGACGCCCCCAGATGGCTGACGAACATGGTGTGCAGCGGAAGCCGCGCCGCCCGCAGCCGGTCCATCCAGGCGATGACCTCCTCGACCGCGTCGGAGCCGTCCGTGCGGTCGAGCGGAAGGTGCAGGGCGAAACCCTCCAGGCGCACGTCCTCTATGGCCGCGTGCAGCTGGCCGAGCTCCTCCTCCTTCACCCCGTGCCGCTTCATGGAGCTCATGCACTCGATGACGACCCGGGCGCCGACCAGGGCGAAGACACCGTCGACGGACGAGACGGAACGCACGACGCGGTCCGGCAGCGGCACCGGCTCCTCGCCCCGCCGGAAAGGCGTGAGGACGAGCAGATCGCCGCTGAACCAGTCCTTTATGCGGGCCGCCTCGTAAATGGTTCCCACGGCGAGCGTGTCGGAGCCGAAGCGATTGGTCTCGTCGGCGAGCCGCTCATGACTGAAGCCGTAACCATTGCCCTTGCAGACCGGGACGAGCCCCGGAAACTGCTCGATGACCGACTTCTGGTGCGCCCGCCAGCGCGCGGTGTCGACGTAGAGGGAGAGCGCCATGCCGGTCCGGAACCTTTCTCTCGGCTGCGGTGAAGAAGAATGCGAATGGTCGGGAAGGCCTTGACGGCCGTCGGCCGTAAGGAATGAATCCGCGCGGTCAGCGGCGCGACATATATCAGCGGCGGGACATATACATGTCCAGCGCCTTGTGGAGCAGCTTGTTGAGCGGGAAGTCCCATTCGCCGATGTACTCGACGGCCTCCCCGCCGGTGCCCACCTTGAACTGGATCAGACCGAAGAGGTGATCCGTCTCGTCGAGCGAATCGGAGATACCGCGCAGGTCGTAGACCGTCGCGCCCATCGCGTAGGCGTCGCGCAGCATCCGCCACTGCATCGCGTTCGACGGCCGTACCTCACGCTTGTGATTGGCCGAGGCGCCGTACGAGTACCAGACATGGCCGCCGACGATCAGCATCGTCGCCGCGGCCACGTTCTCACCCTCGTGACGGGCGAAGTAGAGGCGCATCCGGTTGGGGTCCTCGGTGTTCAGGACGGACCACATGCGCTGGAAGTACGACAGCGGCCGCGGCCGGAAATGGTCCCGCTCGGCCGTGATCTCGTACAGGCGCTGCCACTCGCCCAGGTCCTCGTAGCTCCCCTGGACGACATCGACGCCGGCCTTCTCGGCCTTCTTGATATTGCGCCGCCACAGCTGATTGAAGCCCTTGAGGACATCGTCCAGCGAGCGGTTGGCCAGCGGTACCTGGAAGACATAGCGGGGCTGGACGTCACCGAATCCGGCGCCGCCGTCCTCGCCCTGCTGCCAGCCCATCTTGCGCAGTCGGTCGGACACCTCGAAGGCGCGCGGCTCGATATGCGACGCCTCGACATCGCGCAGCCGCTTGACGTCCGGATCCTGAATACCGGACTTGATCGCCGCGGCGTTCCAGCGCCGAATGACGACCGGCGGCCCCATTTTCACGGAGAAGGCGCCCTGATGCTTGAGATGGGCCAGCATCGGCTGGAGCCACTCGTCGAGATTGGGGGCGTACCAGTTCAGCACCGGGCCCTCGGGCAGATACGCCAGATAACGCTTGATCTTCGGCAGCTGACGGTAGAGCACCAGTCCGGCACCGACGAGCTGATCGTTCTTGTCGAACCAGCCCAGGTTCTCGGAGCGCCACTCCGTCTTGACGTCAGCCCATGCCGGGACCTGGCAGTGACTCGCCGCGGGCAGGCTCTGGATGTACGCCAGATGCTGCTCACGGCTGATGGTCCTCAGGGTCAGGCTCATACGGGGCGCTCCTCGGCAGGTGTGTCCCCATGGATACAGGGGCTCCGGCTCTCGCGCCGAAGCCTACTGCGCCGATGGAGCGCCCCGTTTGGCCGTGGGGCGGAGCGCCCGGCTCGTACTGCGGCGCGAGTACTAGCCGATGATCCCCCCGAACAGCCCGCCGTGGGCCATACCGAGGAAGAAGCCGACGGCGGAGGCCCCCAGACCGATGACCGTCAGGAACCTTTCGCGGGTCGTCACCGAGACGAACTGGCTGTACGCGCCGGTCAGGATGCCCACCAGCCCCGCCCATGAGCTGAGCAGATGCAGATCGTGGAAGAACGCCGAGACGAACGCGAGAACGCCCAGCGTCAGCGTCACCGCCACCAGGGTGTCCTGGAGCGGATGAGGCTTCCCGTCGGTGGCGAAGAGAGAGGTTGCGGAGTTCGGTCGCATTGCCTGTGCCATGTGGCACCTCCTGAGCCCTGTGGCCCTGCCGGAGGCGGCGCTTCGTAGCGCCGCACACACCCGATGTGTACAGATTGCGGCCAAGGGCGACCGGATTTCAACCGGAAGCCGTTGTGCGGGTAGTCTGTACGGTCTGCACCGGTGTCTGCCCATGCCAGAAAGCGATCCCTCGCACGTCGAGCTGGATTGTCAGTGGCGGCCGATACCGTTGCGAACGCATCACGACCCTCCTGCCACGGAACGACCGTGGCCGCTGAGTCCAAAGGAGGTGGGTTCCACATGCGTCACTACGAAGTGATGGTCATCCTCGACCCCGATCTCGAGGAGCGAGCTGTCTCCCCGCTGATCGAGAACTTCCTCTCCGTCGTCCGTGAGGGCAACGGAAAGGTCGAGAAGGTCGACACCTGGGGCCGTCGTCGTCTCTCTTACGAGATCAAGAAGAAGCCCGAGGGCATCTACTCGGTCATCGACCTCCAGGCCGAGCCTGCGGTCGTCAAGGAGCTCGACCGACAGATGAACCTGAACGAGTCGGTCCTCCGGACCAAGGTCCTCCGCCCCGAGACCCACTGAGCTTCTAGCTCAGCGGTCATCGGGTTCGAGTAGCAGCAAGCAGCCAGAAGCAATCCCCGCCGAGAGGTTCACCCATGGCAGGCGAGACCGTGATCACGGTTGTCGGCAATCTCGTCGACGACCCCGAGCTGCGCTTCACCCCGTCCGGTGCGGCGGTCGCGAAGTTCCGTGTCGCGTCCACTCCCCGCATCTTCGACAGGCAGACCAATGAGTGGAAGGACGGCGAAGGCCTCTTCCTCACCTGCTCGGTCTGGCGTCAGGCGGCGGAGAACGTCGCGGAGTCGCTCCAGCGAGGCATGCGCGTTGTCGTGCAGGGCCGGCTGAAGCAGCGGTCCTACGAGGACCGTGAGGGCGTCAAGCGCACGGTCTACGAGCTGGACGTCGAGGAAGTCGGCCCCAGTCTCAAGAACGCCACGGCGAAGGTCACCAAGACCACCGGTCGTGGGGGCCAGGGCGGCTACGGCGGCGGCCAGCAGCAGGGCGGCGGCGGCAACTGGGGCGGCGGCTCCGGTGGCGGCGGTCAGCAGGGCGGCGGCGGTGCTCCCGCCGACGACCCGTGGGCCACCGGTGCGCCGGCGGCCGGCGGCGGCGGCCAGCAGCAGTCGCAGGGCGGCGGCAATGGAGGCAGCTGGGGCGGAAGCTCCGGCGGCGGCTACTCGGACGAGCCTCCCTTCTAAAGGGCGGGCTCGCACCCCACTTCTTGATCACACAGGAGAAACACCATGGCGAAGCCGCCTGTGCGCAAGCCTAAGAAGAAGGTCTGCGCGTTCTGCAAGGACAAGACCCAGTACGTGGACTACAAGGACACGAACATGCTGCGGAAGTTCATTTCCGACCGCGGCAAGATCCGTGCCCGCCGCGTTACCGGCAACTGCACGCAGCACCAGCGTGACGTCGCCACGGCCGTCAAGAACAGCCGTGAGATGGCGCTGCTGCCCTACACGTCCACCGCGCGATAAGGGAAGGGTGACCGAATAATGAAGATCATCCTCACCCACGAGGTCTCCGGCCTCGGTGCCGCCGGCGACGTCGTGGACGTCAAGGACGGCTACGCTCGCAACTACCTGGTCCCGCGCGGTTTCGCGATCCGCTGGACCAAGGGTGGCGAGAAGGACGTGGCGCAGATCCGCCGCGCCCGCAAGATCCACGAGATCGCGACCATCGAGCAGGCCAACGAGATCAAGGCCCGTCTCGAAGGCGTGAAGGTGCAGCTGGCCGTTCGCTCCGGCGACGCCGGCCGCCTCTTCGGCTCCGTCACCCCGGCTGACCTCGCTTCGGCGATCAAGTCCGCCGGTGGTCCGGAGGTCGACAAGCGCCGTATCGAGCTGGGTTCGCCGATCAAGACCCTGGGCTCGCACCAGGTGTCGGTGCGCCTGCACCCCGAGGTCGCAGCGAAGCTCGGCATCGAGGTCGTCGCCGCGTAAGCGTCGTCTCAACTCGGTAGAGCATGGAGAGGGCCGCATCCCCCAGGGGATGCGGCCCTCTCGCTCTGTCGCTCTGTTTGCCGAAGGCTCGTTTCACGTGAAACCAGCCAAGGCGGATGTTTCACGTGAAACGGGTCGAACGTCTCGATCAGCGTGTGGCGCCCGTGACCAGCCAGTGGCCGGAGCGGGTGCGCAGCCAGAGGGTCAGCATGCGGATCGCCATCATCAGGCCCATCGCCCACCAGAGTGCCGTCAGTCCCCCGCCCAGCTGGGGGACGAGCAGCGCTACCGGGGCGAACACGGCCAAGGTCACCAGCATGGCTCGGGCGAGGTACGGGCCGTCCCCCGCGCCCATCAGTACGCCGTCCAGTACGAAGACGACCCCCGCGATCGGCTG
It encodes the following:
- the rplI gene encoding 50S ribosomal protein L9 is translated as MKIILTHEVSGLGAAGDVVDVKDGYARNYLVPRGFAIRWTKGGEKDVAQIRRARKIHEIATIEQANEIKARLEGVKVQLAVRSGDAGRLFGSVTPADLASAIKSAGGPEVDKRRIELGSPIKTLGSHQVSVRLHPEVAAKLGIEVVAA
- a CDS encoding lipid II:glycine glycyltransferase FemX, which codes for MSLTLRTISREQHLAYIQSLPAASHCQVPAWADVKTEWRSENLGWFDKNDQLVGAGLVLYRQLPKIKRYLAYLPEGPVLNWYAPNLDEWLQPMLAHLKHQGAFSVKMGPPVVIRRWNAAAIKSGIQDPDVKRLRDVEASHIEPRAFEVSDRLRKMGWQQGEDGGAGFGDVQPRYVFQVPLANRSLDDVLKGFNQLWRRNIKKAEKAGVDVVQGSYEDLGEWQRLYEITAERDHFRPRPLSYFQRMWSVLNTEDPNRMRLYFARHEGENVAAATMLIVGGHVWYSYGASANHKREVRPSNAMQWRMLRDAYAMGATVYDLRGISDSLDETDHLFGLIQFKVGTGGEAVEYIGEWDFPLNKLLHKALDMYMSRR
- a CDS encoding single-stranded DNA-binding protein codes for the protein MAGETVITVVGNLVDDPELRFTPSGAAVAKFRVASTPRIFDRQTNEWKDGEGLFLTCSVWRQAAENVAESLQRGMRVVVQGRLKQRSYEDREGVKRTVYELDVEEVGPSLKNATAKVTKTTGRGGQGGYGGGQQQGGGGNWGGGSGGGGQQGGGGAPADDPWATGAPAAGGGGQQQSQGGGNGGSWGGSSGGGYSDEPPF
- a CDS encoding alanine racemase; the encoded protein is MALSLYVDTARWRAHQKSVIEQFPGLVPVCKGNGYGFSHERLADETNRFGSDTLAVGTIYEAARIKDWFSGDLLVLTPFRRGEEPVPLPDRVVRSVSSVDGVFALVGARVVIECMSSMKRHGVKEEELGQLHAAIEDVRLEGFALHLPLDRTDGSDAVEEVIAWMDRLRAARLPLHTMFVSHLGASELARLQQQFPQTRFRARIGTRLWLGDHDATEYRGSVLDVTRVAKGDRFGYRQQKAASDGWLVVVAGGTSHGVGLEAPKALHGVMPRAKGVARAGLATVNRNLSPFVWDGKQRWFAEPPHMQVSILFVPSDAQEPRVGDELVAHLRHTTTQFDRIVDR
- the rpsF gene encoding 30S ribosomal protein S6 — translated: MRHYEVMVILDPDLEERAVSPLIENFLSVVREGNGKVEKVDTWGRRRLSYEIKKKPEGIYSVIDLQAEPAVVKELDRQMNLNESVLRTKVLRPETH
- the rpsR gene encoding 30S ribosomal protein S18; amino-acid sequence: MAKPPVRKPKKKVCAFCKDKTQYVDYKDTNMLRKFISDRGKIRARRVTGNCTQHQRDVATAVKNSREMALLPYTSTAR